From the Candidatus Thermoplasmatota archaeon genome, the window TGGCGATCTGAGCGATCCCGACGGTCCTCGGTTCAATCATCTTCTGGATTCTCCCATCCTCTCCAGAATGAGCGTCAGGGTGGATTCCTCGGGCAGCATGAGGAAGTATCCGTCGAAGTGGCTGTCAAGTGCCTTGAAGGATGTGTGGACTGCGAGGACTGTGTCCACTCTCTGAGCGAGGCTTGCCAACGGAATGTCGAGGACCGCACCGAGAAGGTCGACTGTGGCATCCGGGGGCGCCGGGATCATGTCGATATCGATCATCTTCGAGACAGCCATCAGGTACCAGCAGAGGCATATGTTGCCGACCTCCTTGAGGGCCGATTTCTGGATCTCTGTCAAGGAAGAGAGATCGACCTTCTCCTTCGTGAGGTGTGTTAGGAGCGTGATAGCCGATGCCTCTGGAAGGACGACTAGGATTCCGCTCTTGAGTTCGCCACACAAGTATGTGTACGTCCCCGCGACAACCTTGTCGGCCCCGCCCAGCCACTCGGAGACCTTTGCCATGGGCAGAATATCGCACGAGGTCACATCGTTCATAAGCTCGACATCCAGCAGGTAAGACAGCGCGGTCGCAGCGCTCCCCGCTCCTATGTTGGCGAACTCTCTGATTATCTCTATCGCTCTGCCGGCCTTCTCGTCCGTCATTCCTGCTCACCCTCCGAGTATGGAGTCCACATCTAGTATCAGAGCTATCTTGCCGTTTCCGAGAATCGTTCCGCCAGATATGCCGCGGACCTTCCTCAGCCTATGATCTAGTGATTTGACGACAATCTGCTGATGACCGCTCAGTTCGTCTACCTTCAGCGCGGCCCTGCGGTCCCTGCTCTGCACGATCAACGTGTTGATCCCATTCATCTTCGGTCCCTCTTCGATGCCGAAGAACTCCCGCATCCGTATGAGCGGCAGGACCTCCCCTCTGAGCTGAACCACCTCTCTGCTTCTAATGGTCTTGATATCATCGGTTTCGTACTTGTGAGTCTCGACGACGGTTCCCATGGGTATGGCGTATGTCTGGTTTGCTATGCCGACCAACATCGCCTCTATTATCGCGAGCGTGAAAGGCAGCCAGAGCGAGAATGTGGACCCCGCACCCTTGGAAGTATTGACCATGACCGTCCCTCCAAGGTCTTCGACATTCCTCATGACGACGTCGAGGCCGACTCCCCTGCCTGACACTTCGGTAACTTCGGTCTTCGTGGAAAATCCCGGCCTGAACAGCAGATCGATCAACTCCCTTCCGGTGGCGGCATCCGCCTGCTCCTTGGTCATGATGCCTCTCGCGATGGCAGTCTTCCTTGTCACATCCAGGTCTATTCCCTTACCGTCGTCTGAGATCTCGATCAGGACATGGTCCTGCTGTTTGGAGGCCACTATCCTGATGAGGCCCTTCGGCCTCTTGCCCAAACGCACTCTCTCTTCCATAGGCTCGATGCCGTGGTCGATGCAGTTCCTGAATAGGTGCATGAGAGGCTCTGTGATCTTGTCCACCACAGTCCTGTCCAGCTCGATGCTCCCGCTCTCGACCGCTAGCTCGACATCCTTCCCCTCGGCCTTGGAAATGTCCCTTACCATCCTGGGGAATCTGCTCATGACCGTGTCGAGAGGTATCATGCGAATGCCGAGCACCCTCGACTGAATGTCGAAGGTCAGCTTGTCTATGAGAGTAGAGATCTCCTGGAGCTCGTAGTCATCGTGAGCTGCTGCCTTCTCCTTCAACCTGCTCCTCCCGATGACTAGCTCACCCACATTGTCTAAGAGGTCGTCCAGCTTGTCCATGCCAACTCTGACATTCTGCGCAAGCGGGGCCTCTGATGTCGACGCTTCCGAGGTAGTCTCCTGCCTGGCCATCCTGTTCCACTTCTCCATAGGTTCGTCGGTCGCGCCCACGAGCACCTCATCGACATCAGTCATCGCCACAACTCGTCTCAGAACCTCCGTAAATTTCTCTCCAGGAATGACCACGACGGTCATGTCTTCGAACATGTGTTCGCGCTCGATCTCCTCCTCAGTAGGAA encodes:
- a CDS encoding chemotaxis protein CheC; translated protein: MTDEKAGRAIEIIREFANIGAGSAATALSYLLDVELMNDVTSCDILPMAKVSEWLGGADKVVAGTYTYLCGELKSGILVVLPEASAITLLTHLTKEKVDLSSLTEIQKSALKEVGNICLCWYLMAVSKMIDIDMIPAPPDATVDLLGAVLDIPLASLAQRVDTVLAVHTSFKALDSHFDGYFLMLPEESTLTLILERMGESRR
- a CDS encoding chemotaxis protein CheA, yielding MTKELDMTKYSKLFVTEARESLRVMSDSMLELEKDPSNKGMIDQVFRACHSIKGMAGMMNMRVITDTTHALEDILSAVREGRIQPTGDSAEAIFRCVDALEVMVSAVENSTPVNENPELIEQLKAILSGMPKPPPVKKKAKEERPATREAGPKKTTSVKIKLGRRCALPSARAVVILKELAKAAEIEQTIPTEEEIEREHMFEDMTVVVIPGEKFTEVLRRVVAMTDVDEVLVGATDEPMEKWNRMARQETTSEASTSEAPLAQNVRVGMDKLDDLLDNVGELVIGRSRLKEKAAAHDDYELQEISTLIDKLTFDIQSRVLGIRMIPLDTVMSRFPRMVRDISKAEGKDVELAVESGSIELDRTVVDKITEPLMHLFRNCIDHGIEPMEERVRLGKRPKGLIRIVASKQQDHVLIEISDDGKGIDLDVTRKTAIARGIMTKEQADAATGRELIDLLFRPGFSTKTEVTEVSGRGVGLDVVMRNVEDLGGTVMVNTSKGAGSTFSLWLPFTLAIIEAMLVGIANQTYAIPMGTVVETHKYETDDIKTIRSREVVQLRGEVLPLIRMREFFGIEEGPKMNGINTLIVQSRDRRAALKVDELSGHQQIVVKSLDHRLRKVRGISGGTILGNGKIALILDVDSILGG